From Piscinibacter gummiphilus:
CGGAGACTCCATGAAAAAGATCGCTCGCATTGCTCTCGCCGCCCCCCTCTTCGCGCTCGCCCTGGCCGCCCCCGCACAGGCCCAGGTCGAAATCCAGTGGTGGCATTCCATGACCGGCGGCCTCAACGACTGGGTCGTCGACCTGGCCAACGGTTTCAACGCCAGCCAGAAGGACTACAAGGTCGTGCCCACCTACAAGGGCCAGTACGACGAGTCCATGACCGCCTCGATCGCCGCCTTCCGCGCCGGCAACGCACCGCACATCGTGCAGGTGTTCGAAGTGGGCACCGCCACCATGATGGCCAGCAAGGGCGCCATCGTGCCGGCCGGCAAGGTGCTGGCCGATGCCGGCTACAAGTTCGACCCGAAGGGCTATATCTCCGCCGTGGTGGGTTACTACACCGCACCCAACGGCCAGATGCTGAGCTACCCGCTCAACAGCTCCACCACCGTGCTCAACTACAACAAGGACGCCTTCCGCAAGGCCGGCCTCGACCCCAACAAGCCGCCCGCCACCTGGCCCGAGCTCGTGTCGGCCGCGGCCAAGCTGAAGGCCTCGGGCGTCACCTGCCCCTTCACCACCAGCTGGCAGGGCTGGACGCAACTCGAAAGCTTCTCGACCTGGCACAACACGCTCTTCGCCAGCCAGAACAACGGCTTTGGCGGCAACAGCGCGCGTTTGCAGGTCAACAGCCCGCTGCACGTACGCCACATCGAGAACCTCGCCAACATGGCCAAGCAGGGTCTCTTCATCTACCGCGGCCGCAACAACCTCGGCGATGCGCCCTTCTACTCGGGTGAATGCGCGATGGCCACCGCCTCGTCGTCCACCTACGCGACCATCAAGAAGACCGCCAAGTTCGACTTCGGCATCGCGCCCCTGCCCTACTACCCCGACGTGCCCGGGGCACCGCAAAACACCGTGATCGGCGGCGCCTCGCTGTGGGTGATGTCGGGCAAGAAGCCGGCCGAGTACAAGGGCGTGGCCGCCTTCTTCAACTACCTGAGCGACCCCGAGGTGCAAGCCAAGAGCCACCAGCGCACCGGCTACCTGCCGGTCACGATGGCCGCCTTCCAGCTCACCGAGAAGTCGGGTTTCTACAAGCAGAACCCGGGCACCGACACCGCGGTCAACCAGATGATCCGCAAGACCACCGACAAGTCGCGCGGTGTGCGCCTGGGCAACATGGTGCAGATCCGCTCGGTGGTGGATGAAGAGCTGGAGCAGGTCTGGTCCGGCAAGAAGGGCGCCAAGGAAGCGCTCGACAGCATCGTGAAACGCGGCAACGAGCTGCTGGAGCGCTTCGAGAAGGCCAACAAATAAGCCACCGTGGCCTCCGAAAAGCGAGTCGTCTTTCGCTCCGCCTGGCTGCCCTGGGTGCTCGTCGCACCCCAGGCGGCCGTGATCGGTGCCTTCTTCTTCTGGCCGGCGGCGCAGGCACTGCTGCAGTCGTTCCAGCAGTCGGACGCCTTCGGCACGTCCACCGAGTGGGTGGGGCTCGAAAACTTCCAGCGCCTCTTTGCCGACGACACCTACGTCGCGAGCTTCAAGACCACCGCCGTCTTCTCGGTGCTGGTCGCGGGGCTCGGCCTGAGCCTGTCTCTGCTGCTCGCGGTGTTTGCCGACCGGGTGGTGCGCGGCGCGCTCGTCTACCGCACGCTGCTGATCTGGCCCTATGCGGTGGCGCCGGCGGTGGCGGGCGTGTTGTGGCTCTTCATGTTCGCGCCCTCCATCGGCATCGTGTCGTATGCATTGCGGGCCTTCGGCATCGACTGGAACCACCTGCTCAACAGCGAACATGCGATGACACTGATCGTGCTGGCCGCGGTGTGGAAGCAGATCTCGTACAACTTCCTCTTCTTCCTCGCGGGCCTGCAAAGCATTCCGCGCTCGCTGATCGAAGCCGCCGCCATCGACGGCGCGCGCCCGTGGAGGCGCTTCTGGACCATCCAGTTCCCGCTGCTCTCGCCCACCA
This genomic window contains:
- the ugpB gene encoding sn-glycerol-3-phosphate ABC transporter substrate-binding protein UgpB, producing the protein MKKIARIALAAPLFALALAAPAQAQVEIQWWHSMTGGLNDWVVDLANGFNASQKDYKVVPTYKGQYDESMTASIAAFRAGNAPHIVQVFEVGTATMMASKGAIVPAGKVLADAGYKFDPKGYISAVVGYYTAPNGQMLSYPLNSSTTVLNYNKDAFRKAGLDPNKPPATWPELVSAAAKLKASGVTCPFTTSWQGWTQLESFSTWHNTLFASQNNGFGGNSARLQVNSPLHVRHIENLANMAKQGLFIYRGRNNLGDAPFYSGECAMATASSSTYATIKKTAKFDFGIAPLPYYPDVPGAPQNTVIGGASLWVMSGKKPAEYKGVAAFFNYLSDPEVQAKSHQRTGYLPVTMAAFQLTEKSGFYKQNPGTDTAVNQMIRKTTDKSRGVRLGNMVQIRSVVDEELEQVWSGKKGAKEALDSIVKRGNELLERFEKANK
- the ugpA gene encoding sn-glycerol-3-phosphate ABC transporter permease UgpA, which codes for MASEKRVVFRSAWLPWVLVAPQAAVIGAFFFWPAAQALLQSFQQSDAFGTSTEWVGLENFQRLFADDTYVASFKTTAVFSVLVAGLGLSLSLLLAVFADRVVRGALVYRTLLIWPYAVAPAVAGVLWLFMFAPSIGIVSYALRAFGIDWNHLLNSEHAMTLIVLAAVWKQISYNFLFFLAGLQSIPRSLIEAAAIDGARPWRRFWTIQFPLLSPTTFFLFVINVVYAFFDTFAIVDAATQGGPGKDTAILVYKVYYDGFKALDLGGSAAQSVVLMGIVIALTVIQFRFVEKKVSY